GACTTAAATTTATTAAAACCTGCTACTGTACTTTATCAGGCTAAATCATTTTCGGAATCGGAAATTAAGAAACTGCTACCAGAAGTGATTGCTTTTACTCATAAAGCTATGCAGCAGTCAAATTATTATCTTTGGGGCGGTACAGTCGGGCCGAATTATGACTGTTCTGGTTTAATGCAGGCGGCGTTTGTTTCGGTGGGAATTTGGCTACCTAGAGATGCTTATCAGCAAGAAGCTTTTACTCAAGCAATTACTATTGACGAATTAGCACCAGGAGATTTGGTATTTTTTGGAACTCCCCAAAAAGCTACTCATGTAGGGTTGTATTTGGGAGATGGTAGTTATATTCATAGTTCAGGCAAAGCACAAGGACGTAACGGTATTGGAATTGACATCCTCTCGGAACAGGGAGATGTGGTAAGTCGGTCATATTATCAGCAACTGCGAGGTGCTGGCAGAGTTGTTAAAAGTTACGAACCACAAAGACGTTAAGGATACTGAGGAACATGAGGAGTGGGTTAGTTTCGGCTAGGGTGAACGCAGATAATGAAGGCATTTCTACTATTATTCCCGATGTTTCTGTGGTAGTGCCAGTACATGATGAAGTGGAAAGTCTACCTTTATTATTAGAGGCGATCGCATCTACTTTATCTGCTAGTCAGTTAAG
Above is a genomic segment from Nostoc sp. MS1 containing:
- a CDS encoding C40 family peptidase, which produces MLSNIESQIQNPQLAEYESLADLNLYDSPECTSLATQATFGRHLQVTSNQQASAVEVYLCEDDYPGWLSLSDLNLLKPATVLYQAKSFSESEIKKLLPEVIAFTHKAMQQSNYYLWGGTVGPNYDCSGLMQAAFVSVGIWLPRDAYQQEAFTQAITIDELAPGDLVFFGTPQKATHVGLYLGDGSYIHSSGKAQGRNGIGIDILSEQGDVVSRSYYQQLRGAGRVVKSYEPQRR